GCCGCCACCAGCACTTCGAGCTTGCCGTTGCGCGCGTCCACGCGGACCACGTCGCCGTCGCGCAGGCGGGCGATGTCGCCGCCACAGGCTGCCTCGGGGCTGACATGGATCGCCGCGGGAACCTGACCAGAAGCGCCGGACATGCGCCCGTCCGTCACCAGCGCGACGCGGTGGCCGCGCTTTTGCAACACGGCCAGTGTCGGCGTGAGCTGGTGCAGCTCCGGCATGCCATTGGCACGCGGGCCCTGGAAGCGCACGACCACGACCACGTCGCGGTCGAGTTCGCCGCGCTCGAATGCGTGCTTGACCTGGCCCTGTTCGGAGAACACGCGGCACGGCGCTTCGATGACCCAGCGATCCTCCGGCACCGCCGAAACCTTGATCGCGGCAGTGCCGAGCGGACCGTGCAGCACGCGCAGCCCACCGTCGGCACGGAACGGGTCGGCGACCGGACGCAGGACCGTGGGATCGCCGCTGAGTCCGGCCGCCGGCACGTAGTCAACCTGCTGCTCCGGTGCCAGCCTGGCCTCGACGCGATAGCGCGCCAGGCCCGGGCCGGCGACGGTCTCGACGTCGCCGTGCGCCAGTCCGGCGTCAAGCAGTTCGCCGATCAGGAAGGCGAGCCCGCCTGCGGCATGGAAATGGTTCACGTCGGCGCTGCCGTTGGGATACACGCGCGCCAGCAGCGGCACCACCGACGACAGTGCATCGAAGTCTTCCAGGCGCAGCTCGATGCCGGCGGCGGCGGCGATCGCGATCAGGTGAAGCAGGTGGTTGGTCGAGCCACCGGTCGCATGCAGCCCGACGACGCCGTTGACGATGGCGCGCTCGTCGATGATGCGGCCGACCGGACGGTAATCGTCGCCGAGGGCGGTGATCTCTGCGGCGCGGCGCGCGGCCTGCGCGGTCAGCGCATCGCGCAGCGGGTTGTCCGGGTTGATGAAGCTCGCGCCCGGCAGGTGCAGGCCCATCAGCTCCATCAGCATCTGGTTGGAGTTGGCGGTGCCGTAGAAGGTGCAGGTGCCGGCGCCGTGGTAGCTCTGCGCTTCGGCTTCGAGCAGCTCCTCGCGCGTGGCTTCGCCGACGGCATAGCGCTGGCGCACGCGCGACTTCTCGTCGTTGGGCAAGCCGGAGGTCATCGGTCCGGCCGGGACGAAGATCGCCGGCAGGTGGCCAAAGCTCAGGGCGCCGATCAGCAGGCCCGGCACGATCTTGTCGCACACGCCCAGGTACAGCGCGGCATCGAACATGTCGTGCGAGAGCGACACCGCGGTCGACAGCGCGATCACCTCACGCGAGAACAGCGACAGCTCCATGCCGGCGCGGCCCTG
Above is a genomic segment from Lysobacter sp. S4-A87 containing:
- the edd gene encoding phosphogluconate dehydratase, which gives rise to MSALHPVVAAVTQRIVERSRDRRAAYLARIDAAAGRGPHRATLSCGNLAHGFAACSPSDKAALRSGHAPNLGIVNAYNDMLSAHQPLERFPFLLKQAARSVGATAQVAGGVPAMCDGVTQGRAGMELSLFSREVIALSTAVSLSHDMFDAALYLGVCDKIVPGLLIGALSFGHLPAIFVPAGPMTSGLPNDEKSRVRQRYAVGEATREELLEAEAQSYHGAGTCTFYGTANSNQMLMELMGLHLPGASFINPDNPLRDALTAQAARRAAEITALGDDYRPVGRIIDERAIVNGVVGLHATGGSTNHLLHLIAIAAAAGIELRLEDFDALSSVVPLLARVYPNGSADVNHFHAAGGLAFLIGELLDAGLAHGDVETVAGPGLARYRVEARLAPEQQVDYVPAAGLSGDPTVLRPVADPFRADGGLRVLHGPLGTAAIKVSAVPEDRWVIEAPCRVFSEQGQVKHAFERGELDRDVVVVVRFQGPRANGMPELHQLTPTLAVLQKRGHRVALVTDGRMSGASGQVPAAIHVSPEAACGGDIARLRDGDVVRVDARNGKLEVLVAADEWKLREHADADLSASHVGMGRELFAVFRGAAATADLGGGIFGVAG